The genome window agtgtgtgcatctcttggtctccctctacgatttttaccctccacgctgcccttcaatgctaaatttgtgatcccttgatgcctcagaacttgtccaaccaaccggtcccttcttctcgtcaagttgtgccacaaactcctcttctccccaattctattcaatacctccttgttagttatgttctctacccatctaatcttcagcattcttctgtagcaccaccattttgaaagcttctattctcttcctgtccaaactatttatcgtccatgtttcacttccatatacggctacactccaaataatactttcagaaacgacttcctgacacttaaacctatactcgatgttaacaaatttctctttttcagaaacgctttccttgccattaccagtctacattttatattttctctactttgaccatcatcagttattttgctccccaaatagcaaaactcatttactgctttaagtgtctcacttcctagtctaattccctcagcatcacccgacttaattcgactgcattccattatcctcgttttgcttttgttgatgttcatcttatatcctcctttcaagacactgtccattcccttcaactgctcctccaactcctttgctgtctctgacagaattacaatgtcatcggcgaacctcaaagtttttatttcttctccatggattttaatacctacttcgaatttttcccaTACATTTCATTTAAGTGATACTTATTACTAAATATGGTTTGTGTAAGCCACAGGCAAGGCTGTTTAGTGTGTGCTCTTAACTGTGGTGTATACCGAGTGACAGTTTGTGGGAGGGAATGGGGGGTGCAAACTACAATAATAGCATACTTTTTGACAGTTGTACCTCAATAATGGGTTAGAAAACATGCAAACTGTAGTACTAGCAGTTTACAGGCCACCTGCAAGAAGTATCCTAAGACTCATAAAGCAGTTAGAAATAGTTTTAATGAAGTTTTGCAGAGTTAATTGGAGAATCATGGTTGGTGGAGactttattgttgtttttctgtaagaCTGTATGACAGAGGGCCCTAGAATTGTTAATGGCCAGCTAAGGATTATTTTCCACAGTACAATTTCCTACAATGATTGAAAGACATTGTGCAAAATCTAATGATATTTTGTTTTTAGACCTGACACAATACTACACATCCTAAAGTCATTAGATTCTACATCAAATGTTATATGAAACTGAGTTGTATTTACATTACTATTATACTCAAAAATAATGTTATTGTTGCAAAATAATATCTGGTGTTACCATGACATGAAAATACATCACCTTCCAGTCACTCATATCTAAGTCATTAGAGGTACAGTTGAAAATTATAGTGCTGGTGCTCAAGAGTTATGTTAATGTTCTTAGGGAGgttggtgtttattaataaattatCCATTAAACACAAAACAGTCATTTACAGGAGGAAAAAACTCACTTAGGAAGGTATAGTTATTgtgaaatgaaaattgattttCAAATCTGGCCCCAATCCCGTTCttggaaactaaaacaaaaaagggaATCTAGTAGTTGATGAGCAATCTGTTCAAACAGTAAGTAAAAGTGAAACCATACCACAAAATTCTCTATCGCATCCCAATAAGTCTAAATGTATTTCTGAGCACAGATTCTCACAAGATTTGTATTACAATTTTCCAACAGAATTGTACTGTACAGTTATTTCAatgaaaaattcattaaatttcaaaGTAAAACACTAAGCTAATGAGTAATAATGACACATATAATTGATTTCAAACTTTTCCTGGAAACAAAACTAAGTAATGCTTTTTGATTAAAAGCTGATCTGACagaaagattttcagttatgtacaACTGTAAATTATTCACATAGCTAGGCCATGGGCTGTGCAACTACAGAGAAGTGTAGCGTAAGGCACAAGTTTTAAATATAAAGGCTGGCAAGAGTCAATAATTTTCTAGTCACACTGgattaaaaaatgtgaaattcatgGGAACATTTCTCTTGGGAATGAAATGGAATACTTTCCACTGAGCTTGCTAATGCACTGGTAAAATCATGAGTGTTTATCCAAGAGCAGCAAAGCTCAAATGTCTGTTACACCATCAGCTTTAGGTTTCCCCAAGGTCTCTCTAAATTGATTGCAGTGAGTGTTGGAGTGGATCCTTTGAAGAAAGTTTGTGCTCAGTCATTATAACCTTACCATAAATTAGATTAAAACCCTGAACTTCCTTCCATTTGTTCAACTTATATAACAGATACAAAAGTAATTTAGAAACTAAACATTAATCCAGTGATAATGCAAGGTACTAATCACTTCTGAAATAATATATACAGAGTAGCACAGTTAAAAGTAGATCGCCGCCCTTTGAAAGtgaatgcaatatttcgacttctgaaacAGAGTAAATagctacaacaatggacagttttatgcaataatctaTTGTTAGCATTTTTCtctcagcatttcagtttatttcatcagtgaagttagacgTTTCTCTTTGCGGCCTACAAAATTACTTTCAAGATAGAAGAAAGAATTAAAGTTGTGGAAGCATATGTGGAAACATGTAAGATTACTGAAACTCATGAAATTTTCAGTATTAAGCATCCAGGTAAATACTACAAGCAAAGAGAACAATACAGAGTCTGTATAAAAACTGGCGCACATACAGATCTGTGCAAAATATAAATTGACAAAGAATTCCTTCAATTCGCATACTGGAAGTATCGCAGACATTCGCCACAGAATTATTCATAGCCAATAGAAGTCTACACAGAAACTGGTCCGAAAGGTGCATGTAAGTAGGAGGAGCTGCCAGCGGGTTTTGAGaagtcttaatttgaagccatatcgtGCAGCAGGTCTGCAGCAATTATGGGAGGATGACAGAAACATGTAGATCACTGCATGTGGCTTTTGTATGACATCAATGATGGCTTGTTCGATCCTTTCCATTAGATCATGAAtaatgaagcatggtttcatctttccagtcgtgtgaattcacagaacacgagaCACTTGGCAACAGAGGACCCTGAATTGTATATTCAGACCAAAGTGACAAACAAAAATTTGTACCACGGCCAGGATTCAAATCTAggtctcctgctcagtaggcagATGAACCTAACCACCACACCACCCTCGCACAGTGGCTtcgcacaactgcatggactacactagcatgcctccctcctctaCACAAATTCTCATTCACAACTGAGCCCACTTGgtattctccctaaactttaacaGCACTGCAGAGGTTCGCCAACTCTATTTGAATAGCATCAAACAAAATGGgggtcctgcctgaaacccagacaTAGGTGcttcaatcaaatgaaactattcaaaagaccttttcaagtctcaaacatcttggCTTCAGTACAgattttcactcactgcttcaatctgcatatatacatcatgatGTTTGAGACATGAAAAGGTGTTTGGAACTATATAGTTTCATTCAATTTCTGATATCATTTACATTTGCTTTAATACAAATGATTCTGTCAGTTTCCCAATATTCCTGCACTGATAATTAATGCTAATACAAACAGAAAGGACCTCAGTAACATTCAATAGGGGAAACATACTAGCCCTCCAACAATGTATATTTTTCATTCAAAGAGTGATTAGCATTtatttaatgatttatttattgcttctttcTCTATGTTGTTACCATTCATGTGCAAAAACTGAAGTAGCTTCACTGTAACTGAAGTGGAAGTCCACAAAAAAATTGACTAAATTAGATACACCTcacatgacaaatgccatgttAATTATTGAAACAGCCTGCATAGGAAAATGCGTGGGATTAATTATAAACAAGATCCAATGGCAAAAGACCATTCATGTCATTAACAAGGCAGAGATATGAGCCTCAAGAGAAAACCCACGGTTGAGGTTACTACAACAAAAATACATCAGCAAAATAAAATCTGATGAACTAATAAAACCACCAGAAATATATGGCAGGGAATGGTCTTGTTATTAATGCCTTCAAACGTGCCAAAAGCTGGAAACATTAAACCACAGTGGAAAAACAGGCTTTCTGAATAGTGTCATAAATGTAGTTATGTGTAAGGTATATGAAACGGGGTGACGGAAGCTTCCGATCCCACCCATCGGCTTTGACACGTgatgtaaggctgttgtggtgtgcgaCATCACAACAGCAcggagtttagtttgtgagagtggcgtgtttgtaggtgtcgttttgatgtgatcagtggtgctctctggtggtgtgtttatgggtagcgtgttatgtggtGTATGGGGTTCACTTGCATTGTAGCATTGCAACGTGTGTGGTATCGGTGGTGattgtgctttcagcggaatatttttcagttagttaacgattttggttttgtgatgtcgacgttattgtagttttttttctgttcACTGTGCGCGAATTTTGGTAAATTcctttgtttatgtctttggtaggtatggatatgactgacaaggtcaacagctATTGGTTGTCGGCAATAATGGGGGACGGtccgttgtctctaataaaatttcttcagctattcggcCTGTAGGCTGAAgttgtgaagtgttcagtgtgtcatgaagaaatgaggcttacttaagtTCTGGCGTCTCTGACCAGGGACGGCTatatgtcgtaaggataacaggtaaAGGGAAGTGTACGATTACAATTTTGATTTTctacttttttttgtttgtggtaggATTAAGCgtggtggtggtgaaagttttgagatttatagtgtggtatcggtagttgctgttgacctatataggtcaagggaagtgttcgattcctatTTTGATTTTCTAGGTGTTTTTTGTGGTAGGATTAAATGTTGTGGTGGTGAAATTTTTGAGAGTCCTAGTGTGGTATCAGTTGTTTCTGTTGATCTATATAGCTTAAGGGAAGTGATTGATTCCAGCGGATTTTGTGTGTAGTGAAATTTGGGAAGGTTATGGGGTCttgttattttagtgtttttttGTCATTTGGTTTAGTGacgtgtgtttatatttagtttgtcctcaccctaaaaccccaatttcccacgcttgtcccattagtttgattAGGTATTTtgtagaaggtgtgtgtgtgttggttttttgatgtattttggtgtttgttgtcatgtttacgtaatgacgtcataggcgccatattggagtcgtAGTGTATGGTTGTTTCTGCCATATTTCAGGcgacatgggtcaaagcagatgggtggaattggaCACTTCATTATTTCCTATGATACTACTGTCACAACACTTTCATTGGACTAACCACATCACAAGAAAGCTATAACCTTCCAAACTAACTTAGATATTGGAGTGTGCTACAGTTCAGTCTCATCACAACTCCAGAAAAAGGTCACATGTAGGTCTACCACACAACACAATTCCAAACATATTTCTCCTGAATGGATCATCATCTACATGAGTCAATCCACAAGAAATAAATAACATATTGCGAGCTAAACAACAGACACAATTGTCATCTGCAACTattaaacatataaacaaaaacattCTAAATGGTTTCTATGTTACATAAAACATTATAttacaaagaaaaaaatgattGCCCGGGTTATTCACTAGACTCAAATGTGTAACCAGGAACACACTTTTGATCAGAAAAACTAGACACACTACCCAACAATTGCTGTAAATCTCCAGAcaactaccaattttttttttgttttttccaaaTGGTAATATGGTATCTGGAAGACCAAACAGAATGGCAATATtgtgaaagaaaacacacacacacacacacacacacacacacacacacacacacatacagagagagagagagagacagaagggaGGGAAACATGCACATTACCAAATGAACTCTTAATGCACTCCTAAAGATCTAAGATGTATGGTACAATGGAGAATAGTGCAACTTACTCTCCATCCTTGACTCTCTTTTCATAAAATTCTTCAACCGTCATAACGGGAAGACTGGGATACCCAGCTCCAAATACCTTCTTCTGCACTTCGTCTTTTGTGATAATTATGGGCTTGAGTGGCTTTTGAGGAGCACGCACTTTTCTGGACTTCTCCGCTTCAATTCCTAACGGAGCACCTTTTCTGACTTGAGCCATGTGTGCAATTAATGGTTTCTCCATTTCAATATTATTCAGCTCATCCACAGCCTGATTAGCAAAACACTTTATCAATGTTATGTAAAAGTTACGCTTCACTTCTTCGTCTACATTACTTTGTTCCATTTCCTTCCCCAGAAGTTCCAGTTTCTTTTGTAATTCTTTCTGCTCTTTATACCTCTGGAGTTTCGTATTTCTCTTGATTGCCATGTCGATGAGATTACTTGACTGAGGCCCAACTGGCGAGACCACTTTGTCATCGTCTTGTTGTGAAGGTTGCGGTACTTCTATATCAATAACACCATAGTCCTTGCATCGTGTAAGAAAGTCACGAAAATATACTTCTGCTGTATTAATGACTTCTAGGCGGTCATCCACGCACAATTTCAAAGCCAGACCGCCTAAAAGTGCCGGTAAGAGTAGGTACTTAATATCATTTGTAGCAATTTCTTCCAAAGCTTCATTTGAACTAAAAACACCCGCTAATGATATCAGTCTTGTAGCGTCCTCCAGAATATGCATTGCTTTCTTGATGAGGCTCTGCAAGACAAACAAGTGTGGATGTAATTACCTTACGCAACAGAAAACAAAGAGAGTGTGTCTCTTCAAATGTAGCAAATTGTTTTTTTCCAAATggtaaacagtaaaacaatgtccCTCACAGCTGTACTCTACAACCTATTTGTTCTTGTTCTCCATTAATAATCTACCGATCCACTTAAATGCCACGTCGGTTTTATTTTCAGATGATACGTCTGTATAAATTGAAGACTATGAGGCAGTAAACATCCTTGTCAGCATGATGAATATAAACATTATCTAAACACATGGTTTCAGCTTAGTGGTTAACCAAAAACTTCCCAAAAACCCATATGATCCAGTTCTGATCAAAACAGTCAAAATCTCAGGAAATTAAAATATGTCATAAGAAAAGCAACATCTAGAAGAATGAATTCTCTGAAAATTCTTACGATTAAAACTCGATAAGAATTTAATTAGGAGTAAACATATTGAGTATGTATTcaacaaattatgtagctttgcatttgtgtagtaaataaaattgccttATGCCACCGACATGGATACAAGTAAAATTTCATATTATAAATACATCCAATCAGTTATAAGATTCGCCATTCT of Schistocerca serialis cubense isolate TAMUIC-IGC-003099 chromosome 2, iqSchSeri2.2, whole genome shotgun sequence contains these proteins:
- the LOC126456969 gene encoding immunoglobulin-binding protein 1, whose amino-acid sequence is MANTDDHEMRQVSEMFDEGLQIYKKLDKIDEPTNSSSVQSLIKKAMHILEDATRLISLAGVFSSNEALEEIATNDIKYLLLPALLGGLALKLCVDDRLEVINTAEVYFRDFLTRCKDYGVIDIEVPQPSQQDDDKVVSPVGPQSSNLIDMAIKRNTKLQRYKEQKELQKKLELLGKEMEQSNVDEEVKRNFYITLIKCFANQAVDELNNIEMEKPLIAHMAQVRKGAPLGIEAEKSRKVRAPQKPLKPIIITKDEVQKKVFGAGYPSLPVMTVEEFYEKRVKDGDFPDPTQAKALSLQDVAARENANELAEQEEIKKELAIEKDEEEALRRAREWDEFKDEHRRGWGNRMNRS